The Mustela erminea isolate mMusErm1 chromosome 10, mMusErm1.Pri, whole genome shotgun sequence genomic sequence AGTATTTTTTGGATCCTCAAGCCAATCAAAATGGAGAGAACAGAAGGTAGTGTAGGTGGAATAAACGCGGCCTAGTTGCTGGCTCATCACGTAATCGTAATAGTCAAAAAACATATAACAATCGATTTGAAAAATAACTCTGTTCATTTGATAGCTGGCAAAAGAACCCCGCAAGGGGCTAGCATAAAAGACAATGAGGCTGCCTCTCAGAGGACTCACCGGTCTTTCCCAGTCTCCTTCTTAAAAATGCCATCGCAGTAACTCATGCGCTTCTCAGTGGTCACGTAAATTTGGGCATTCGGGTAGATGTCAACAGTCTTTTTCAGCATGTTGTAAACGATGCCATTGCCGTCTTTCCTCATATTGCGGAAAGGGCCCCAAATAACATAAATAGTAGCATTTGCTTCCTTGAAAAAATAATCAGGGTTTTTTAGCAAAAGAGGAACGCTGGTATGGGACACAACCCGAATCATTGTCATGCGGCCCACATCTTCTTCATAGCCCTTGGTGGGGGCGTTGTTCATTCTCCAAATGCAGGATGACTGATCTATCTCATTCCCCACTTTCTGGCCAACCATCTGACCTGAGTTTGACACTATGGCGCAAAGGTCACAGTCCAGTTGCAAAGgctgaaaaacagagaaatgagaCAGGGGAGAGACATGTAAATTAGTAAGTTCCAGCCATCCAGATAAGTTCCTCTTATTACATAGTTCCCGAGTGTGGGATTTTCTGAAATATTCGGACCAATCCTATAGCAGCTACCACAGGCTATCAAGGTAGGGACATGCttccatttaaaaagtgaatacagacagctaagaaataattttaatttctatcccCTTGTGtctgtttaaaattaaatagaaaaatagtcaTTTGTTTTCTATGCTAAATAATGACTTTTCATTTCAAAACCataatttcaaatgaaataagGCAATAGGAGAAGatttaatctctttaataaagacagtggctaaaaaaaaaaaaagaaatgcaaaggaaatatATCTAGGCCTCAATTCTGTATTTTACTTGTATGTATGAAGAGTTACGTAGCAGTtgatgaaaacatgaaaaattcaGCAAATGACGAGGTTCTGAAAAAGATGTTCAGAACCAACAACTATTGAAGACAAGTCTCAGGTGGGcaaacattttattgaaaacCCTTAAAAATTTCCCTGTATCACCATGTTAACTGGCCtttgtgttcttatttattttagatgcaTAATGAAaggcttcttttaaaaacttgggGAAGGGTTGTACAGAGATAATAATCTCTAGTGCTGGTCTAAGCACCTCCCTCCTTGTTTTAAACCAATGAGGTTAACAGAGACTCATAGAGGGTAAAGCACCAGCTTCCAGAACTTGCAGATGATAGCTTCAAGTTGTAGTGGCAGATTCAAATCTAGATCTTCTAGCTCTAAACCCATTGCTCTTTCCATCATTCCCTAATTCCTTCCTCCCAGGCAAACCAAATAAATTCCTTTTGCCACTTTCCTCCTACGTGAGGAAAAGTCAGTCTATCTTTTAAAACAGTGTTAAAGGAGCAATGCGCTCTGTTGATATACGTCTTTCTCATCTTCCTATTATGAGATTCCACATTTTGTATCTAACACttgattctgtgtttttattgTGCCTATTGGTCCAGTTCTTCTCACACTGAGTAGTGCCCTTATTTTATTAGTTACgttgtattttattgtttaattatgTCTGTCCACTGTACAGTAAACTCTGTTAGggtctgtctttttcattttaatcccaCTCCCGAGAAGTCCTGAGATGACTATAGGACCCAGTATAGTGGTTAAATTAGGCAGTGAGAACAACTGAATCAGACTAATTTATTAGGAGGCTGAACACTGAACTCAGTATTAGGGAAGAAAGGGACTTTTCCAAATTCATTGAGAATTGTTGATTTAGATGAAAGAGAAACACAATCCAGAAGAAACCTATCAACACACAAACGGGTTCAGTCTAGGTAGGTAaattgagagagcaagcaccTCAGAAAAGTCATCAGTAAAATTACCACACAACTGTCACAAGATGTGTTTCCTATCAATGGGAGGAATCCAAAGTAGTTATTGAGCAACTATGATATGCCATGTTCTAGAGGTTGGGGATGATTCAGCTGTGAAAATTTTAACCAAAGCCCCTGACCTCATAGAGCTTACATACAACTTCTCCTCCactgggaggagagaggcaaTTAATAAATCAGGATAGTATATGTTAGGTGAAGACAGGTGTTAAATAGAGGAAATTAAAGTAAAGAAGGGGGTTaggatgcatgtgtgtgtgttagtggaATGATCAGAAAACGTCTGCTGGGGT encodes the following:
- the ST6GALNAC3 gene encoding alpha-N-acetylgalactosaminide alpha-2,6-sialyltransferase 3 isoform X4, giving the protein MVGQKVGNEIDQSSCIWRMNNAPTKGYEEDVGRMTMIRVVSHTSVPLLLKNPDYFFKEANATIYVIWGPFRNMRKDGNGIVYNMLKKTVDIYPNAQIYVTTEKRMSYCDGIFKKETGKDRVQSGSYLSTGWFTFILAMDACYGIHVYGMINDTYCKTEGYRKVPYHYYEQGRDECDEYFLHEHAPYGGHRFITEKKVFAKWAKNHRIIFTHPNWTVS